In the genome of Croceimicrobium hydrocarbonivorans, one region contains:
- a CDS encoding tetratricopeptide repeat protein encodes MRIFKALKRSLAVLILISPSLSAQVNQHLQGNEEDYEAALELLEKQQYGNAQLIFDRIADNPSYGDEKRMNARYFAAYCAIELYHGDIEERVEEFAQMHETSPLQNRLWLRYANNLFSLKRYRQSIPYYEKVDPYALNAEQKAEFQFKWAYALLQDEQSSPAQELFLKLKDGNSAYANSARYYYAHLLYADSSYAEALNNFLPLQEDPNFGPMVPYYLAHIYYALEDYNKLVEVGEELIANASESRAPEIAKLLADAFYSRKDFANTLKYLNIYQEKGGRMSLKDHYQAGYSYYREDLYAEAIRSFNKITAGPEELRQNAYYHLGDAYLKVGEKNQSMVAFKAAADLNHSPEITEDASFNYVKLSYELASPFKDAIEVLQDFLRRYPNSKHKKEINGYLANIYITTKDYDRAMEAIKVSGINSPEMRGIYQKIAFYRATELFNSLKFAGALKKYEESRAYPEDKDLANLALYWIGECQYRLRDYESSRKSFQNFRAGKGAAAQAVYARSYYHSAYCAYKIFDFKAAADDFRIFARDAKTQDPRKADAYLRLGDAYLLTGGYLLASDFYQKAIQANSVESDYAHYQRAVCLGLDEKQNEKVLELKTLLGKYSRSVYAEKAKFELGLTYLHMDDYANSLQVFKEFENEYPNSDRLLEVQLKQGLIYSNRDQNEMAITVYKEIVDKYPGTQEAYEAIRLAEIVYKRERNITAYLDWVATIEFMDIKESALDSTAYSAAFDIYAEGNYEAAYQSLDNYLSRFPNGVFMQEAQFLAADAALRTEKKAEAYTLYAALEHSNNREYKLAGLPFLAAQDFADSNYALARERYDRFARLAESKEQLLRARTGLMRCADRLGDDDALLEQSSAVLNMDQVSDNLRNEAKRYQAMVYFRRENYDQSFQIFSQVQKATAGATKAEAYYLMALIRQKQEKYDSSNALINKMIEALPSYREWKMKALLLMARNFWKLDDIFQANYILDFIISSEDNVELVDQAKALKTEIQDAEARAIAEKEALLRKQESPILLDAEGDLQLLDSPGEDIPMEEPEIIEK; translated from the coding sequence ATGCGCATTTTCAAGGCTTTAAAACGCTCATTGGCGGTACTCATCTTAATATCCCCTTCCTTGTCGGCACAGGTAAATCAACACCTCCAAGGCAATGAAGAAGATTATGAGGCGGCTCTGGAACTTTTAGAAAAGCAGCAATACGGTAATGCTCAACTGATTTTCGATCGCATTGCGGATAATCCCTCTTATGGCGACGAAAAACGCATGAATGCCCGCTATTTCGCGGCCTACTGTGCGATTGAGCTCTACCATGGTGATATTGAAGAAAGGGTAGAGGAATTTGCCCAAATGCATGAAACTAGTCCTTTGCAAAACCGCTTGTGGCTGCGTTATGCGAATAACCTCTTCAGCTTAAAGCGTTATCGCCAATCTATTCCCTATTACGAAAAGGTTGATCCCTATGCTTTAAACGCCGAGCAAAAAGCTGAGTTTCAATTTAAATGGGCCTATGCGCTTTTGCAGGATGAGCAATCTTCTCCCGCTCAGGAGCTCTTCTTAAAGTTGAAGGATGGGAACAGCGCCTATGCCAACTCGGCGCGCTATTACTATGCACACTTGCTCTATGCAGATAGCAGCTATGCTGAGGCCCTGAATAATTTCTTGCCCTTACAAGAGGATCCCAATTTCGGACCCATGGTGCCTTATTATTTGGCCCATATCTATTATGCCCTGGAAGACTATAATAAATTGGTAGAAGTAGGTGAGGAGCTTATCGCCAATGCCAGTGAAAGTCGTGCTCCGGAAATTGCCAAGCTTTTAGCCGATGCATTTTACAGCCGGAAAGATTTCGCCAATACCCTTAAATACCTCAATATTTATCAGGAGAAAGGCGGACGCATGAGTCTGAAGGATCATTATCAGGCCGGTTATTCCTACTACCGTGAAGATCTGTATGCCGAAGCGATTCGCTCTTTTAATAAGATTACGGCTGGTCCCGAAGAACTCCGCCAGAATGCCTATTACCATTTAGGGGATGCCTATCTAAAAGTGGGTGAGAAGAATCAATCCATGGTGGCTTTTAAAGCGGCAGCGGATCTAAACCATTCGCCTGAAATTACTGAAGATGCTTCTTTCAATTATGTAAAGCTGAGTTATGAACTGGCCAGCCCTTTTAAGGATGCGATTGAAGTATTGCAGGACTTCCTCCGCCGCTATCCGAATTCGAAGCATAAGAAGGAGATCAATGGTTATCTGGCCAATATCTACATCACCACCAAGGATTACGATCGGGCCATGGAAGCCATTAAGGTAAGTGGTATTAACAGCCCTGAAATGCGTGGGATTTACCAAAAAATCGCCTTTTACCGCGCTACTGAATTATTCAACTCTCTCAAATTTGCTGGAGCCTTAAAGAAGTACGAAGAATCTCGTGCATACCCGGAAGATAAAGATCTGGCCAATCTGGCCCTTTATTGGATTGGCGAATGTCAGTACCGTTTACGCGATTACGAAAGCTCCCGAAAGTCTTTCCAAAATTTCCGTGCCGGTAAAGGAGCTGCGGCGCAAGCCGTTTATGCGCGATCTTATTACCACAGTGCCTATTGTGCCTACAAGATTTTTGATTTTAAGGCTGCGGCAGATGATTTCCGAATCTTTGCTCGTGATGCTAAAACGCAAGATCCCCGCAAGGCCGATGCCTATTTACGCTTGGGTGATGCCTATCTCTTAACCGGTGGTTATTTGCTGGCTTCCGATTTTTATCAGAAAGCAATTCAGGCTAATAGCGTGGAATCGGATTATGCGCATTACCAAAGAGCAGTTTGCCTGGGCTTAGATGAAAAACAGAATGAGAAGGTTCTGGAACTGAAAACCTTATTGGGTAAATACTCGCGCTCTGTTTATGCGGAGAAAGCCAAATTCGAATTGGGTTTAACCTATCTGCATATGGATGACTATGCCAATAGCTTACAGGTTTTCAAAGAGTTCGAAAATGAATATCCTAATAGTGATCGCTTATTGGAAGTACAACTTAAGCAAGGTTTAATCTACAGTAACCGCGATCAAAATGAAATGGCCATCACGGTTTATAAAGAGATCGTAGATAAGTATCCGGGCACTCAAGAAGCCTATGAAGCGATTCGTTTAGCGGAGATCGTTTACAAACGCGAGCGCAATATCACTGCCTATTTGGATTGGGTGGCCACCATCGAATTCATGGACATTAAAGAATCTGCCCTCGATTCTACTGCTTACAGCGCCGCTTTTGATATTTATGCCGAAGGCAATTATGAGGCGGCCTATCAATCATTGGATAATTATTTAAGTCGTTTCCCCAATGGCGTGTTCATGCAAGAGGCGCAATTCCTGGCTGCTGATGCCGCTTTAAGGACCGAGAAAAAAGCGGAGGCCTACACTTTATACGCTGCTTTGGAACACAGTAATAATCGCGAATATAAATTGGCAGGTTTACCTTTCTTGGCCGCTCAAGATTTTGCAGATAGCAATTATGCCCTGGCCCGCGAACGTTACGATCGCTTTGCTCGCTTAGCGGAAAGCAAGGAACAATTGCTTCGGGCTCGTACGGGCTTAATGCGCTGTGCAGATCGTTTGGGCGATGATGATGCGCTTTTAGAACAAAGCAGCGCCGTGTTGAACATGGATCAGGTAAGCGATAATCTTCGCAATGAAGCCAAGCGTTATCAGGCTATGGTTTACTTCCGTCGTGAGAATTATGATCAGAGCTTCCAGATTTTTAGTCAGGTTCAGAAGGCTACGGCCGGAGCGACCAAAGCGGAGGCTTATTACCTCATGGCTTTAATTCGCCAAAAACAGGAAAAATACGATAGCAGTAATGCATTGATTAATAAAATGATTGAGGCTTTACCATCCTACCGTGAATGGAAGATGAAGGCCCTTTTATTGATGGCCCGCAACTTCTGGAAATTGGATGATATTTTCCAGGCCAACTATATTCTCGACTTTATTATTAGCAGTGAGGATAATGTCGAATTGGTGGATCAGGCCAAAGCTTTGAAAACAGAAATTCAGGATGCCGAAGCTCGCGCCATTGCTGAAAAAGAAGCTCTTTTACGCAAGCAAGAGTCACCCATTTTGTTGGATGCCGAAGGCGACCTGCAGTTATTAGATAGTCCCGGAGAAGATATTCCTATGGAGGAACCTGAAATAATTGAGAAATAA
- a CDS encoding cell division ATP-binding protein FtsE, whose protein sequence is MKGDPILRLTQARINQGKTVILSDVDLHISQGDFQYLIGSTGSGKSSLLKTLYGDLPLKEGSGEVCGIKLNNLKEKEIPGLRRRIGIVFQDFQLLTDRSVHDNLKFVLQATGWTSKKEINKKIQEVLGKVGMDQKESKMPHQLSGGEQQRVAIARALLNDPQLILADEPTGNLDPSTSEEIMILLEQISNSGRAILMATHDYSLILKFPHETLKCENGTVFNTVQNSL, encoded by the coding sequence ATGAAAGGAGATCCAATACTCAGACTCACACAGGCCCGCATCAATCAGGGCAAAACTGTAATCCTTAGCGATGTTGACCTACATATCAGTCAGGGCGACTTCCAATACCTCATTGGCTCTACCGGCAGCGGTAAGTCCAGTTTATTGAAAACCCTTTACGGGGATTTGCCTTTAAAAGAGGGCAGCGGCGAGGTTTGCGGCATTAAACTCAATAATCTTAAGGAGAAAGAGATTCCGGGCTTACGCCGACGCATCGGAATTGTTTTTCAAGATTTTCAATTGCTAACTGATCGTTCGGTACATGATAATCTCAAATTCGTGTTACAGGCAACCGGTTGGACTTCCAAAAAGGAAATCAATAAAAAGATCCAAGAAGTTTTAGGCAAGGTGGGCATGGATCAAAAAGAAAGCAAAATGCCGCATCAACTCTCTGGAGGTGAACAACAAAGGGTAGCTATTGCCCGGGCTTTACTGAACGATCCACAACTGATTTTAGCGGATGAGCCCACGGGAAACCTGGACCCTTCAACCTCAGAGGAAATAATGATTCTTTTGGAACAAATTTCCAATAGTGGTCGCGCCATTTTGATGGCCACCCACGATTACTCCTTGATTCTGAAATTCCCTCATGAAACCTTAAAATGCGAAAACGGAACCGTTTTTAATACGGTTCAGAACAGCTTATAG
- a CDS encoding glycosyltransferase family 2 protein, whose product MELSIAILVYCFSPLKLVEELLKQARNLGVNFEILVYDDGSGPIWQEQLSTELEPLPEVFLHKGSQNQGRAAGRNILASKASGKYILMIDGDNRIDSPHFLSDYFNVRKPKTVIVGGRYTDDKALPGTELRWLFAQKREVQDLAERKAHPYENFQTNCFLADAEIFRKLKFEENLKTYGYEDSLFGFALEAEGIPILHIQNPQYHAADDRNLAFLAKSEEAMESLIWIQQNHPQWAHRFKLLRILNTLKKWKLERISYSLLNAWEKSLRSSLDSPGPSLWRFDLFRLHRLIQADLHQ is encoded by the coding sequence GTGGAGCTGAGCATCGCCATATTGGTCTATTGCTTCTCCCCTTTAAAATTGGTGGAAGAGCTTTTAAAGCAAGCCCGCAATCTTGGGGTCAATTTCGAAATTCTGGTTTATGATGATGGTTCCGGTCCAATATGGCAGGAGCAATTAAGTACCGAGCTGGAGCCTCTTCCGGAAGTGTTTCTGCATAAAGGCAGTCAAAACCAAGGTCGGGCAGCAGGCCGCAATATCCTAGCTTCCAAAGCTTCAGGTAAGTATATCTTAATGATCGATGGGGATAATCGCATTGACTCGCCTCATTTTTTAAGCGATTATTTCAATGTTCGGAAGCCCAAAACAGTGATAGTGGGTGGCCGGTACACCGATGATAAAGCCTTGCCTGGCACTGAATTACGTTGGCTTTTCGCGCAAAAGCGAGAAGTACAGGACTTAGCCGAAAGAAAGGCCCATCCCTACGAGAATTTTCAAACCAATTGCTTTTTAGCGGATGCTGAAATTTTCCGAAAACTGAAGTTTGAAGAAAACCTAAAAACCTATGGCTACGAAGACAGCCTTTTTGGTTTTGCCTTGGAGGCGGAAGGAATTCCTATACTGCACATCCAGAATCCACAATATCACGCCGCTGACGATCGCAATTTGGCCTTTTTAGCAAAAAGCGAAGAAGCCATGGAATCCTTAATCTGGATTCAGCAAAATCATCCACAATGGGCCCATCGTTTTAAACTGCTACGGATCCTCAATACTTTGAAGAAGTGGAAATTAGAAAGGATCAGCTATTCGCTGTTGAATGCCTGGGAAAAATCCTTGCGCTCCAGCCTAGACTCCCCTGGTCCCAGCTTATGGCGTTTTGATCTATTTCGCTTGCACCGTTTGATTCAGGCCGATCTCCATCAATAA
- a CDS encoding glycosyltransferase codes for MKSVVITVSNDLVTDQRVQRSISVLQDEGFQVNFVGRKLPASQDFDPKYDYHRFKLWFHKGFLFYAQLNLWLFFYLLFRKPYDLYWANDLDTLLPNYLVARLRRKPLIYDSHEYFCGVPEIQGRPLVKAVWQGLEKRIFPKLKWVLTVNNSIADLYEKDYGIRPRVLRNVGNSILPDNWKSRRELGLPENAFLLVNQGAGINVDRGMEEVLEALVGLESDIHLMIIGKGDVLPYLKERAQKADLNGRVHFIDPMPYVDMLRYTAVADLGLSLDKDTNINYRFSLPNKVFDYIKCGIPILASKVVEVRNLVEGEGLGLCSEVEPKALGEKIKEIQALGKAHFKEALADAAQKHSWEKEQLVIRNLLMEIGLNQTVQAK; via the coding sequence GTGAAAAGTGTGGTCATTACAGTGAGCAATGACCTGGTTACCGATCAAAGGGTACAACGTAGCATTAGCGTTTTACAAGATGAAGGTTTTCAGGTAAACTTTGTAGGTCGTAAACTACCTGCTAGTCAAGATTTTGACCCTAAGTACGATTACCATCGCTTTAAGCTTTGGTTTCACAAGGGTTTCCTCTTTTATGCTCAATTAAACCTCTGGCTATTTTTCTATTTGCTCTTCCGTAAGCCCTATGATTTATACTGGGCTAATGACCTCGATACGCTACTCCCGAATTACCTGGTCGCACGTCTTCGGCGCAAGCCTTTGATTTACGACAGTCATGAGTATTTCTGTGGAGTTCCAGAAATTCAAGGGCGACCCTTAGTTAAAGCCGTTTGGCAAGGCCTAGAAAAGCGGATTTTCCCCAAATTAAAGTGGGTTTTAACCGTAAATAATAGCATTGCTGATCTTTATGAAAAGGACTATGGTATTCGTCCGCGAGTTCTGCGTAATGTTGGCAATAGTATCCTTCCTGATAATTGGAAAAGTCGCCGTGAATTAGGCCTACCTGAAAATGCTTTTTTATTGGTGAATCAAGGAGCGGGGATCAATGTAGACCGCGGAATGGAAGAGGTTTTGGAAGCTTTGGTGGGTTTGGAATCCGATATCCATTTAATGATTATTGGCAAGGGAGATGTGCTTCCTTATTTGAAAGAGCGCGCTCAAAAGGCGGATTTAAATGGAAGAGTGCATTTTATTGATCCCATGCCTTATGTAGATATGCTTCGCTATACGGCGGTGGCCGATTTAGGGCTTTCGCTGGATAAGGATACTAATATCAATTACCGCTTTAGCTTACCCAATAAGGTATTCGACTATATCAAATGTGGTATTCCGATTTTAGCCAGTAAGGTGGTGGAAGTGCGCAATTTGGTGGAAGGTGAGGGCCTAGGCCTGTGCTCGGAGGTGGAGCCCAAAGCTTTAGGGGAAAAGATCAAAGAAATTCAAGCCTTAGGCAAGGCTCATTTTAAAGAGGCTTTGGCCGATGCAGCCCAAAAACATAGCTGGGAAAAAGAACAGCTGGTGATCCGCAATTTATTGATGGAGATCGGCCTGAATCAAACGGTGCAAGCGAAATAG
- a CDS encoding S-adenosylmethionine:tRNA ribosyltransferase-isomerase yields the protein MEHRQIDIETYNYPLPEDRIAEYPLARGESKLLIFKDQEIRESQYKSIDQYLPENAWMVFNETRVVQARLLFPKNEQSIIEIFCLEPLEHKSIEQAMQAKGSIRYSCLVGGARKWKNHDLEMDLGALKLKARKMGREEAQFDIELSWDQDLSFSEVLELAGKTPLPPYIKRKAEAQDKVTYQTTYARRSGSVAAPTAGLHFNEAIFQKLQDKGIELNYLTLHVGAGTFKPVSTSVAEHEMHAEESFLDRSFIQKLKRALAAGKAIIPVGTTSLRALESLYWLGCLHYHKQLNDGELIVPQWLGFENPEWALEPLQALESLEALLDENSTDWLPFKTQIIIAPGYQHRLITALVTNFHQPKSTLMLLVSSLIEEHWLEVYQYALDHEFRFLSYGDGCLLYRS from the coding sequence GTGGAGCATCGTCAAATCGACATCGAAACCTATAATTATCCTCTGCCCGAAGATCGCATTGCGGAATACCCTTTGGCCCGTGGTGAGTCTAAATTGTTGATTTTTAAAGATCAGGAAATAAGGGAGAGTCAATATAAGAGCATAGACCAGTATTTACCTGAAAATGCCTGGATGGTTTTTAACGAAACCCGGGTGGTGCAAGCGCGATTGCTTTTTCCTAAGAATGAGCAAAGTATCATCGAGATCTTTTGCCTGGAACCACTTGAGCATAAAAGCATTGAGCAAGCCATGCAAGCCAAAGGCAGCATACGCTATAGCTGTTTGGTAGGTGGCGCGCGTAAATGGAAGAACCATGACTTAGAAATGGATCTGGGCGCTTTAAAACTCAAGGCTCGTAAAATGGGCCGCGAGGAGGCCCAATTCGATATTGAGCTTAGTTGGGATCAAGATTTGAGCTTTAGTGAGGTATTGGAACTCGCGGGTAAAACGCCACTCCCGCCCTATATCAAGCGCAAGGCCGAAGCTCAAGACAAGGTTACCTATCAAACCACCTACGCCCGCAGATCCGGCTCCGTAGCCGCCCCTACTGCAGGCTTGCATTTTAATGAAGCTATATTCCAAAAGCTACAAGACAAAGGCATTGAACTTAATTACCTTACTCTGCATGTAGGGGCCGGAACCTTTAAACCGGTAAGCACTTCGGTAGCGGAACACGAAATGCATGCGGAAGAATCCTTTCTGGATCGAAGCTTTATTCAAAAATTAAAGAGGGCACTAGCAGCAGGAAAAGCCATTATACCGGTAGGAACTACTTCCCTACGCGCTCTGGAAAGCTTGTATTGGCTGGGCTGCCTGCATTATCATAAGCAATTGAATGATGGGGAATTAATCGTTCCTCAGTGGTTGGGATTCGAAAATCCGGAATGGGCTCTGGAGCCATTACAAGCCTTGGAAAGCCTAGAAGCCTTATTAGATGAAAATAGTACGGATTGGCTTCCTTTCAAAACCCAAATTATTATTGCCCCTGGCTACCAGCATCGATTAATCACGGCTTTGGTGACCAATTTCCATCAACCGAAAAGCACCCTCATGCTCTTGGTTTCTTCGCTTATTGAGGAGCACTGGCTAGAGGTTTATCAATATGCTTTGGATCATGAATTCCGTTTCCTGAGTTATGGCGACGGTTGTTTACTCTATCGCTCATGA
- a CDS encoding phosphatase PAP2 family protein, whose product MHAQFSIVQDSWQNAKQWGQAESYSSADAWYWAAGGIAIGAVMLADEPIQNALQWSDPETADVLNPFMEPFGNPMVMGSISALGYLGAWAFKNPEIQDLSSVALQSMLSAGIVAMALKITFHRERPEEQWINDPYVFHGPSLARNHLSFPSGHSATAFALASSISVFYNDPLYLAIPLYSIAGLTAWQRVFAQKHWPSDVVAGALIGTFIGRKIGKWQRVRSSKLSLEPSILFGTYSGMSLKWQLDPISVRSEKPF is encoded by the coding sequence ATGCATGCACAATTTTCGATAGTGCAGGATAGCTGGCAAAATGCAAAGCAATGGGGGCAGGCCGAGTCTTATTCATCCGCTGACGCTTGGTATTGGGCCGCTGGAGGAATTGCTATCGGAGCTGTAATGCTGGCAGACGAACCCATTCAAAATGCCCTCCAATGGTCGGATCCAGAAACCGCCGATGTTTTAAACCCTTTTATGGAGCCTTTTGGAAATCCTATGGTTATGGGTAGTATAAGTGCCTTGGGCTACCTGGGAGCTTGGGCCTTTAAAAATCCTGAAATTCAAGATTTAAGTTCAGTTGCCCTGCAAAGTATGTTGAGTGCTGGTATTGTTGCTATGGCTTTGAAAATCACTTTTCATCGCGAACGCCCTGAAGAGCAGTGGATTAATGATCCCTATGTTTTTCATGGACCTTCCTTGGCTCGCAATCACCTTTCTTTTCCCTCCGGGCATAGCGCTACGGCTTTTGCCTTGGCTTCCTCTATTTCCGTCTTTTATAATGATCCTTTGTATCTCGCAATTCCCTTGTATTCCATTGCTGGATTAACTGCCTGGCAGCGGGTTTTTGCGCAAAAGCATTGGCCCTCAGATGTAGTGGCAGGTGCTTTAATAGGTACTTTTATCGGAAGAAAGATTGGGAAATGGCAAAGGGTGCGCAGTTCCAAGCTCAGTTTAGAACCTAGTATTCTCTTTGGAACTTATAGTGGAATGTCGCTGAAATGGCAACTCGACCCTATCTCAGTTCGAAGCGAAAAGCCTTTTTAA
- a CDS encoding CheR family methyltransferase, whose product MQQSLISQLEIPEKSYQDFLEFVEDRYGLKLEWYNKSSVMRRLLKVMNQMQVNDLYTLKLLISESSHFQKFLDRFTVQVTELFREPNTWLEMRKSVLPVLSQRDKIDILLVGSSTGEELSSLAIILDEMGLMDKCQILATDLSAAALQKAHRPSISKARLHEADMNYRKAGGMSLLEDYYQTTSSLCHFHEQLFRKVKFEQFDISSGELNQKFDLILCRNLLIYFQTEFQEHPLSRLVHHLKPGGFLSLGEQETMAFYPNHENLQIVSSSQKIYRQNFVEQV is encoded by the coding sequence ATGCAGCAGAGCCTAATATCACAGCTTGAAATCCCGGAAAAAAGCTATCAGGATTTCCTCGAATTTGTGGAAGATCGCTATGGTCTTAAACTGGAGTGGTATAATAAATCCTCCGTTATGCGCCGCCTACTCAAGGTTATGAACCAAATGCAGGTGAATGATCTGTATACCTTGAAGCTGCTCATCAGCGAAAGCTCCCACTTCCAAAAGTTTTTAGATCGTTTTACCGTCCAGGTTACGGAGCTCTTCCGGGAACCCAATACCTGGTTAGAGATGCGTAAAAGCGTATTACCGGTCCTTAGTCAGAGAGATAAGATCGACATTCTTTTAGTAGGCAGCAGCACCGGTGAAGAACTCAGCAGTTTGGCCATTATTCTGGATGAAATGGGGCTGATGGATAAATGCCAAATCCTGGCCACCGATTTATCTGCCGCAGCCCTGCAAAAAGCGCATCGACCTTCTATATCTAAAGCGAGACTTCACGAAGCCGACATGAACTATCGTAAAGCAGGTGGAATGTCCTTATTGGAGGATTATTATCAAACTACCTCTTCGCTTTGCCACTTTCATGAACAGCTGTTTCGGAAGGTAAAATTTGAACAATTTGATATATCCTCCGGAGAATTAAATCAGAAGTTCGACCTTATTCTATGTCGCAACTTGCTTATTTATTTCCAAACTGAGTTTCAGGAGCATCCCCTCTCCCGATTGGTTCATCATTTAAAGCCCGGTGGTTTTCTATCCTTGGGCGAACAAGAAACCATGGCTTTCTACCCCAATCATGAGAATCTGCAAATCGTTTCCTCATCGCAAAAAATCTACCGCCAAAACTTTGTAGAGCAGGTTTAA
- a CDS encoding endonuclease/exonuclease/phosphatase family protein has protein sequence MVFCLFLSYSSTGQRSVFYNVENLFYPEWDSINPDREFMPEGSKDWTFPKYYSRLQRLSKVILSLSDSNYQAPAIIGFAEIEEARVLDDLIHRTALTKIPYQYIHYESPDRRGIDVALIYRKDVFRLIDSKTLRFHWPEQPDYRSRDMLYAQFEDSLHRSWHFVFCHWPSRYGGQQSSEPKRMAAAKILSGFLDSLELEADELLLIMGDFNDEAHNRSLQYLSCDSCQTPLLNLMEGRTVSKGSHRYKGEWAYLDQILIRPEMQKWTIACEAFAPSFLLEDESKLPGKKPRRAFKGPFFGSGYSDHLPVYIDLIIKTQPLLD, from the coding sequence CTGGTATTCTGCCTCTTTCTCAGCTATAGCTCAACCGGGCAACGCAGTGTATTCTACAATGTAGAAAACCTCTTTTATCCGGAATGGGATAGTATAAATCCTGATCGGGAATTTATGCCTGAAGGCTCTAAAGACTGGACCTTCCCGAAATATTACAGTCGATTACAACGATTATCCAAAGTAATTCTCAGTCTTAGCGATAGCAATTATCAGGCTCCAGCCATTATTGGATTCGCAGAAATAGAAGAAGCCCGAGTATTGGATGATTTAATTCATCGCACGGCTCTGACTAAAATCCCCTATCAATACATTCACTACGAATCACCCGACCGCAGGGGCATAGATGTGGCCTTAATCTACCGAAAGGATGTCTTTCGCCTTATTGACTCCAAAACCCTTCGCTTTCATTGGCCGGAGCAGCCGGACTATCGCAGCAGGGACATGTTATACGCTCAATTCGAAGATAGCCTGCATCGATCCTGGCATTTTGTGTTCTGCCATTGGCCCAGTCGCTATGGCGGACAACAAAGCTCAGAACCCAAAAGAATGGCAGCAGCAAAGATTCTATCCGGGTTTCTGGATAGTTTAGAACTAGAAGCCGACGAACTTTTACTGATTATGGGCGATTTTAATGATGAGGCCCACAATCGCAGTCTGCAATACCTAAGTTGTGATAGTTGCCAAACCCCTTTGCTTAATTTAATGGAAGGTCGAACAGTTAGCAAAGGCAGTCATCGTTATAAAGGAGAATGGGCCTATTTGGATCAGATCCTAATTCGACCAGAAATGCAAAAATGGACTATTGCCTGTGAGGCCTTTGCGCCTTCCTTTTTATTGGAGGATGAAAGCAAATTACCGGGTAAAAAACCGCGAAGGGCTTTTAAGGGGCCATTTTTTGGTTCTGGTTACAGCGATCATCTTCCGGTATATATCGATCTCATTATCAAGACCCAACCTTTATTGGATTAG